A single region of the Paludibacter jiangxiensis genome encodes:
- the secDF gene encoding protein translocase subunit SecDF — protein MQNKGFVQVLAVLLLLVCFFYLSFSFVTNHYNKAALAFATKPGTNEVDSALYKRYLDSIAPTKVWFGYTYKECMDKEINLGLDLKGGMNVVLEVSQADILRSLTVPNPPQNFNKAIDMAIQRQATSQTDFLTLFKNAYLELDPNAKLSTIFSTYDKKDQIPLSATNDQVMAVLRKDVESAINNSFNVLRTRIDRFGVVQPNIQKLEKSGRILVELPGVKDPERVRKLLQGTANLEFWETYNVAEIYSALEDANSSLPAILANGGKAKTDTVPAVGAPAKATAEAKAQKPAGTSKEDSLAALIKKKEKPTADKGNQQNIAEFKKKNPLFGLLQGIDPQGASPRVGVALAADTSTIGSYLRNPQIRGKFPSDLALKWGVKAIDKQGQYFELYALKSTTKQGPALQGDVVTDAKDDYGQYGSNAIVDMTMNSKGANTWAILTKQNVGKCVAIVLDNYVYSAPVVNQEITGGRSQISGHFTVEEAKDLANVLKSGRMPAPAHIVQADNVGPSLGQKSINAGLISFVIAFVLILIFMIFYYGWIPGLVANGALILNVLFIMGILASFKAVLTMPGIAGIVLTLGFAVDANVLINERIREEKEAGKNLRKAVADGYKHALSAIVDSNATHLLVGIILFAFGSGPIKGFATTLIIGIITSFFCMVFLTHIFFELFLEKEGREDISFTTRLTKHWLLHPNIDFIGMRKTWYVVSGIVLLVCVGSLATRGLSQGIDFSGGRNYQVAFDQPVDAENLRTILKGAFGGNVNVIAIGTSGKEVRVSTNYEITNRSASVDDEIETKLYTSLKPMLGGNITRDQFVKKHIVSSQKVGPAVAEDIKVAAIWAIVLAVFGIALYIFLRFPSYTFSIGALVSLIHDVVVVLGLYSLLYSIMPFSLEIDQAFIAAILTVIGFSINDTVVIFDRIREFIKLYPKREISSLMDDAMNHTLRRTINTTVSVILVLLAIFIFGGDVIRGFVFALLIGVVTGTYSSILVASTIAYDVQVWHAKRQQKKKLA, from the coding sequence ATGCAAAACAAAGGATTTGTTCAGGTTCTAGCCGTGTTGCTTTTGCTTGTCTGTTTCTTCTATTTGTCATTCAGCTTTGTGACAAATCATTACAATAAAGCTGCTTTGGCATTTGCGACGAAACCGGGGACAAACGAAGTCGATAGCGCGCTTTACAAAAGGTATCTCGATTCTATCGCACCCACCAAGGTGTGGTTTGGGTATACCTACAAAGAGTGTATGGACAAGGAAATTAACCTTGGTCTTGACTTGAAAGGTGGTATGAACGTAGTATTGGAAGTATCGCAGGCCGATATTCTCCGCTCTCTTACAGTTCCTAATCCTCCGCAAAATTTCAACAAAGCCATCGATATGGCAATTCAACGTCAGGCTACCAGCCAGACAGACTTTTTGACGTTGTTCAAAAACGCATACCTCGAACTTGATCCTAATGCTAAGCTGTCTACTATATTCAGCACATACGATAAGAAAGATCAAATTCCTTTGAGTGCAACCAACGATCAGGTTATGGCTGTGTTGAGAAAAGATGTTGAAAGTGCAATCAACAACTCATTCAACGTGCTCCGTACGCGTATCGACCGTTTTGGTGTGGTTCAACCGAACATTCAGAAACTGGAAAAATCAGGTCGTATCCTTGTTGAACTTCCTGGTGTAAAAGATCCGGAACGTGTTCGCAAACTTCTTCAGGGAACAGCAAACCTCGAATTCTGGGAAACTTATAATGTGGCTGAAATCTACAGCGCATTGGAAGATGCAAACAGTTCGTTGCCTGCAATCCTTGCAAACGGAGGTAAAGCTAAAACCGACACAGTTCCTGCTGTAGGCGCTCCTGCTAAGGCAACAGCCGAAGCTAAAGCTCAGAAACCTGCCGGTACTTCAAAAGAAGATTCGCTTGCTGCTTTGATCAAGAAAAAAGAAAAACCGACAGCTGATAAAGGTAATCAACAAAATATTGCCGAATTCAAAAAGAAAAATCCGTTGTTCGGTCTTTTGCAGGGTATCGATCCTCAGGGAGCTTCTCCCCGTGTAGGTGTAGCTCTTGCTGCAGATACTTCAACTATCGGATCATACTTGCGCAATCCTCAGATTCGTGGCAAATTCCCTTCGGATCTAGCTTTGAAATGGGGTGTTAAGGCAATTGACAAACAAGGTCAGTATTTTGAGCTGTATGCTTTGAAGAGCACCACCAAACAAGGTCCTGCACTTCAGGGTGACGTTGTAACCGACGCAAAAGATGACTACGGTCAATACGGTTCAAACGCTATCGTGGACATGACCATGAACTCCAAAGGAGCAAACACATGGGCAATCCTTACAAAACAAAACGTTGGCAAATGCGTAGCTATCGTACTTGATAACTATGTTTATTCAGCTCCGGTTGTTAACCAGGAAATCACCGGCGGTCGTAGCCAGATTTCAGGTCACTTCACAGTTGAAGAAGCCAAGGACTTGGCAAACGTGTTGAAGTCAGGTCGTATGCCTGCTCCGGCACACATCGTACAAGCCGACAACGTTGGTCCGTCATTGGGTCAAAAATCAATCAACGCGGGTCTTATCTCGTTTGTGATTGCGTTTGTCCTGATCCTGATCTTTATGATCTTCTATTACGGATGGATACCTGGCTTAGTTGCCAATGGAGCTCTGATTCTAAACGTGCTCTTCATCATGGGTATTCTTGCTTCCTTCAAAGCAGTATTGACTATGCCGGGTATTGCCGGTATCGTGCTGACGCTTGGGTTTGCGGTCGATGCCAACGTGTTGATCAACGAACGTATTCGTGAAGAAAAAGAAGCTGGCAAAAATCTGCGTAAAGCGGTTGCCGATGGTTACAAACATGCTTTGTCTGCAATTGTCGACTCAAATGCTACTCACTTACTGGTTGGTATTATCCTCTTCGCATTTGGATCAGGACCGATCAAAGGTTTTGCCACTACGTTGATTATTGGTATCATTACCTCTTTCTTCTGTATGGTGTTCCTTACACATATCTTTTTTGAACTATTCCTGGAAAAAGAAGGAAGAGAAGATATCTCGTTTACTACCCGTTTGACCAAACACTGGTTATTGCACCCGAATATCGACTTTATCGGAATGCGTAAAACATGGTATGTTGTTTCTGGTATTGTTCTTTTGGTCTGTGTTGGTTCACTGGCTACCCGAGGTTTGAGTCAGGGTATTGACTTTAGTGGTGGACGTAACTATCAGGTTGCATTCGACCAACCGGTTGATGCCGAAAATCTTCGTACGATACTGAAAGGTGCATTTGGCGGTAATGTAAATGTAATTGCAATTGGAACCAGCGGAAAAGAAGTCCGTGTTTCTACAAACTATGAAATTACCAATCGGTCGGCTTCGGTGGATGATGAAATCGAAACAAAACTATACACCAGCTTGAAACCTATGTTGGGAGGTAATATTACAAGAGATCAGTTTGTGAAAAAACATATCGTAAGTTCTCAGAAGGTTGGACCTGCTGTGGCTGAAGATATTAAAGTAGCTGCTATCTGGGCGATCGTTCTCGCTGTATTTGGTATTGCTCTTTACATTTTCCTTCGTTTCCCAAGCTACACGTTCTCTATCGGAGCTTTGGTTTCGTTGATTCACGACGTGGTGGTGGTACTGGGGCTCTATTCGTTGCTCTACAGTATTATGCCATTCTCGCTCGAAATCGACCAGGCATTTATTGCCGCGATCCTGACGGTTATCGGGTTCTCCATCAATGATACGGTGGTAATCTTCGACCGTATTCGTGAATTTATCAAGCTGTACCCGAAACGTGAGATCAGCTCGTTGATGGATGATGCTATGAACCACACCCTGCGCCGTACTATCAATACCACGGTGAGTGTGATCCTGGTATTGCTGGCGATCTTCATCTTCGGTGGTGATGTGATCCGGGGCTTTGTATTCGCGTTGCTGATCGGTGTTGTAACCGGTACTTATTCATCTATTCTGGTGGCTTCTACCATCGCTTACGATGTACAGGTTTGGCACGCTAAAAGACAACAAA